A stretch of DNA from Hydrogenophaga sp. SL48:
CGAGCCACTGACCGAGAAAGCCCGGACCGTCTTCGTTCAGGTGTTGCAGCACGAGCACGTCTGCATGGGGGATGGGCGATGGGTTCATGGCGCCCATGATGGGTGGGCAAGAACCTGCGTGGGGGACCAATCGGGTGCGGTTGGCGGGGGCCGCCGGGCAGCGGGTCCGTCAGAACCCGCCGTGACGCCCCTGCCCTGCCGCAAAACGCTGGGCGCCCTCCAGCGCGTCGGGGATGCGGGCCTTGCCGCGTTGCCATTCCTGCTGCAGGGCGTCACCCAGCGGCAGATCCCACTGGGCGTAGGCGCTCTCGCGATCGGCGCGCATCGTGGCCTGCGGGAAGGCCGCGAGCTGCCGGGCGAGGGCGATGGCGGCTTCGCGCGCCTGCCCGGTGGGCACCACGCGGTTGGCCAGCCCCATCTGCAGCGCTTCAGCGGCGTCCACCTGGCGCCCAGTGAGGATCAGGTCCATCGCATGGCCCATGCCGATCAGGCGCGGCAGGCGCACGGTGCCGCCGTCGATCAGCGGCACGCCGAAGCGGCGGCAATAGACGCCGAAGTACGCGTCGTCTTCCATCACGCGCAGGTCGCACCACAGCGCGAGCTCCATGCCACCGGCCACGGCCGCGCCGCTGACCGCCGCGATCACCGGCTTGGACAGGCGCAGGCGCGACGGGCCCATGGGGCCGAGGACGCGCGGGTCTTGTGCATCAAAGTCCAGCTGATCCAGACCGCCGGACGCTCCCGATGCGGCGAGCCGGGCACCGTGTTGCAGGTCCCAGCCGGCGCAGAAGTGACCGTGGGCACCGTGGAACACCGCGACCTTGGCGACCGGGTCGTCTTCAAACGCCAGGAAGGCGGCGCGCAGGGCCACCGCGGTGGCGCTGTCCACGGCGTTGCGGACCTCGGGGCGGTCCAGGGTGACGATCCAGATGTCGTCCTGTTTGTCGGTGGTGACGGCTGGGTGGCTCATCGCGGGCCTTCCAGCGCCTGGGCGGGCGGGTCATCCCCCCACCAGCCCACGCGCGGCGCGTTCAGCGCCTCGGCCAGCTCGGCGGCCGTCACCTCGATCTCCATGCGCAGCAGCGCGCCGGCCATGGCCTTGCCCAGGTTGTCGAGCCGCAGGTTGCGCGCGCCGCCGCCCTGCAACGCGCCCTTGAGCACGAACTTGAGCGCCAGGATGTGGGGCAGCGCCCAGGCGTCCACCTCGCCCGGCAGCCAGGGCGCGAAGTGCGCGCGCACGCGCTCGGCCGTGACCTCGCGCTCCAGCAGGCGGTAGCCAGTGGCGTTCCAGGCGAAGAGCCCGAAGTCCACCCAGTCGGCCTTGTCGCCGCTGCGTGCGTGGGCGATGCGGGCCAGGGGAATGCGGGTGTTCGCGCTCATGAAACGTCTCCCATCATCTCGACCCGCACCATCGGCTCCACCTCCGCACGCGGAATCAGCGTCGGCCAGATGCCCAGCAGCTCGCTGGTGTTGTGCAGCCCCATGAAGCCGCAGGTGTAGGCCGGGCCGCTCAAGGCCATCCACGGGAACAGGCGGCCGAAGCCGTCGGCGGCGGCCTTGCTCTGTGTGCGCAACACCATGCGGGTCCAGATTTCGTTCGTGCCGTTCAGCGTGGCCGCATCGGGCAGCGGCGCCAGCGGACCGTGCGCCGAGTTCAGCCCCGGGTGCTCGACAAACAGCTCGTCGTGCGGGATGCGCTTCTCGGCCAGCTGGGTCTGGACGGTGGCGATGGCCGCCTGCGCCTTGTCCCACGCATCGGGCCAGGAGAAGCCCCAGGTCACCTCGGCCTTGAAACCGTCGCGAAAGCCCGCCACCACCTTGAGCCGATCGCCCGGCGCCGTGCCGCGTGCGCCGGTGAGGCGCACACGGTCATGGCCTTCGTCGTGCAGCGTGACGCCGCTCATGTCGAGCACCACGTCGGGCGAGTGGTAGGCGTGCGGGTTGTGCACCTCGTAGAGCAGTTGCTGGCGCACGGTGTCGAAGTTGATCCGCCCGCCGGTGCCGGGTGCCTTGGTGATGAGCGCCGTGCCGTCTTCCCACACCTCGGCGAGGGGGTAACCGATGTGGGCCAGATCGGGGATGTCTTTCCACGCGCCCTGGCTGCCGAAGTTGCCACCGCTGCCCTGGCCGGAACACTCCAGAAGGTGGCCCACGGTGAGGCCCTGCGCCAGGCGGTCCAGCCCGCTGGCGTCGGTAGGCTTCAGGTCCCAGCCCAGGCTGTGCGCGATGGGCCCCAGGAACAGCGCGGCGTCGGCCACGCGGCCGGTGATCACGATCTCGGCGCCCGCCTCCAGCGCCTGCACGATGGGTGCCGCGCCCAGGTAGGCGTTGCCGAACACCAGCCGTTCGCGCACCCGCGCCACCGGTTCGCCGGTGAACAGGTGCACCAGTGCATCGGCCGGCGTCGAGGTGTCCAGCAGGCGCGGCAACACGTCGTCGCCGCTCACCACCGCGATGCGCGCCCGCCAGCCCTTCGCGGCGAAAGCGGCGAGCACCGCCTGCGCCGCACCCATCGGGTTCAGGCCGCCCGCGTTGCAGACGAAGCGCACGCCGCGCGCCTGCATCAGCGGCCACAGCCGCAGCAGCATGGGCACCACGTCGCGCGCGTAGCCGAGCGACGGGTCGCGCTGCCGGTCTTTCTGAAGGATGGCGAGCGTGAGTTCGGCCAGGTGGTCGCTGGCGATGAACTGCACGTCGCCGCGCTGAATGCTGGCGACCACCGGTTCCCAGTGGTCGCCGTAAAAGCCGAGGCCGGCGCCGATGCGGATGGACTTCATGAGGTGTTTCCCGAAGCAGATGGCGCAGCATACGGGTTTGCGCTATTTATGAAAAGCATTTGCTTTGTAAAAATAAATCGCACTGGCGCATCCGCGACTTCCCATGGGGTCAACCCTAGCGTCGGTCTGGTGCAAGGCCGCTATAAACACCGCACAACGTCAGGGCGGCGTGCCACACAGCTTGCAGCAGCGACCTCGGCCCAGACCACCCGAACCACAGGAGACAAGCGCGTGCAATTGCTGCAACTGCTCATCAGCGGCGTGGCCCAGGGGTGCATCTACGGGCTCATCGCCCTGGGTTTCGTGCTGATCTACAAGGCCACCGAAACGGTGAGCTTCGCCCAGGGCGACCTGATGATGGTCGGCGCCTTCGGCGGCCTGGCCGCCATGACGGCCCTGGGTTTTCCGTTCTGGCTGGCGGTGCCGGCGGCCATCATCGGCATGGGGCTGTTTGGCGTGGTGCTGGAGCGCCTGGTGATCCGGCCGATCCTGGGCCAGCCCGCGTTTTCCATCGTGATGCTGACCATCGGCGTGGGCTACGTGCTGCGCGGCCTGATCACCATGATCCCCAACATCGGCACCGACACCCACACCCTGCCCGTGCCCTACGCGGGCGAGTTGCTGCGCCTGGGCACGCTGGTGGTGTCGGCCGAACAGATCGTGGTGATCGGCGTCACCGGCCTGCTGTGCGCCGGGCTGTTCGCCATGTTCCGCTACTCCAAGCTGGGCGTGGCCATGCAGGCCTCGTCGCAGAACCAGCTCGCCGCCTACTACATGGGCATCCCGGTCAAGCGGCTCAACGGCCTGGTCTGGGGCCTGGCGGCGGGCGTGGCCGCCGTGGCCGGCCTGCTGCTCGCACCCATCACCTTCGTGCACGCCAACATGGGCTTCATCGGCCTCAAGGCCTTCCCGGCCGCCGTGGTCGGCGGCTTCGGCAGCCTGCCCGGCGCCATCGTCGGCGGTCTGATCATCGGCCTCGTCGAATCGTTCTCGGGCTTCTACCTGCCCGAAGGCTTCAAGGACATCGCGCCCTACATCGTGGTGCTGCTGATGCTGGTGCTGAAACCGAACGGCCTGTTCGGCGAAAAACTCCGAAAAAAAGTATGAAGACGCCCAAGCACAGCGAGCGCCGACACCCCAACCAGAGCCACCGCGGAACCGGCTTTGCCGGGCCGCTGGTGGCGCCCCCCCGGGGGGGTAGCGCCGCAGGCGCTGCGGGGGGGATATGAGATTCATTTTCAAAACGGACTACAACCAGGACGTCAAGCTCGCCAAACACGGCGGGCACGTGTTCTGGTACAGCCTGCTGGGCCTGTTCCTGCTGACCGCGCCGTGGGTGATGGAGGAGTACTGGCTGGCGCAGCTCACCTTCGTGCTGATCTACGCCGTGGTGGGCCTGGGGCTGATGCTGCTGGCGGGTTTCACGGGGTTGTTCTCGCTCGGCCACGCGGCCTTCCTCGGCGTGGGCGCCTACACCGAAACGGTGATGGTCAACGCCGGTGTGCCCTTTCCGATTGCGATGGCCTGCGCCGGCCTGCTGGCCGCGGCCGTGGGCATGGTGGTGGGCCTGCCGGCGCTGCGCGTGAAGGGCATCTACCTCGGCATGGCCACGCTGGCCTTCGGCTTCATCGTCGAAGAAGGCCTGGCACGCTGGGAGAGCGTGACCGGTGGCAACTCGGGGCTCTCGGTGAACCCGCCGGCCATGTTCGGCTGGGAGCTGGAGTCCACCAACGAGTTCTACTTCCTGTGCCTGGTGGTCACCGTGCTCGCCACGCTGGCCATCGTGAACCTCATGCGTTCGTCCACCGGCCGCGCCTTCGTGGCGATCCGCGACTCGGAGATCTCGGCACAGAGCATGGGCATCCACCTCGCGCGCTACAAGACCATGAGCTTCGCGCTCTCGTCGGCGCTGGCCGGCATCGGCGGCGCGCTGTACGCGCACAAGATCCAGTTCCTCTCGCCCGACCAGTTCAGCATCATCCAGTCCATCGACCTGCTGCTGATGGTGGTGATCGGCGGGCTGGGCTCCATCCACGGCGCTTTCCTCGGTGCGATCTTCCTGATCGTGATGCCGCAGCTGATCTCGCTCGGCAAGGACTACCTGCCCGAGGCCATCGGCCAGTCCACCGGCCTGCAGGGCACGGTGTACGGACTGGTGCTGATCACCTTCGTGCTGTTCGAGCCCATGGGCCTGTACGGCCGCTGGCTCAAGATCCGCACCTGGTTCCAGCTGTTCCCGTTCTACCGCAAGGGCATGTTCAAGCGGCAGAAGTCGTTCCAGAAATCCGACCGATTGAAATGACCCACCCCCGTTGCTTGCTCACTGCGTGTAGCCGCATCCCCCCTCAAGGGGGCAACACCTGCGCCCCGGCAAAGCCGGTTGCGCGGTGTCCTGGGCTAGTGCATCTGCGCTTGTGCCATTCCTTCTTTGACGGCGCCTCATGACGGACGACATCCTTCTTTCAGCGAAAAACCTCAGCGTGCGCTTCGGCGGCGTGCTGGCGGTGAACAACGTGAGCTTTGACGTGAAGAAGGGCGAGGTGTTCACGCTGATCGGCCCCAACGGCGCCGGCAAGACGACCGTGTTCAACCTCATCAGCCGCATCTACACGCCGACCTCCGGCCAGATCGACTACGCGGGGCCGCACGGCACGCTGCGGCTCACCGAGCAGCCGCCGCACAAGATCGCGGGCCTGGGCATTGCGCGCACCTTCCAGAACATCGAGCTGTTCGAGCATGCAACGGTTCTGCAGAACCTGCTGATCGGCCGCCACACGCACCGCCGCACCGGCCTGTGGAGCGAGATCTTCTTCAGCGGCAAGACGCGCGCCGCAGAGATCGAGGCGCGCGAGAAGGTCGAGCAAGTGATCGACTTTCTCAACCTGCAGCATCACCGCGAATCCATGATCGCCGGCTTGCCCTACGGCGTGCGCAAAGTGGTGGAGCTGGCGCGCGCGCTGTGCACCGAGCCCAAGCTGCTGCTGCTCGATGAACCGTCTTCGGGCCTGAACGTGGAGGAAACCGAAGACATGGCGTTCTGGATCGCCGACATCAAGAACGAACTCGGCATCACGGTGCTGATGGTCGAACACGACATGACGCTCGTGTCCAAGGTGTCCGACCGCGTGCTGGCCATGAGCATGGGTGCCGAGCTGGCCACCGGCACGCCGGCCGAGGTGCAGCGCGACCCCGGCGTGATCGAGGCCTACCTCGGCTCGGTGGACGACGTGTCCAGCCTGCGGCGAGAGAACCACGGAAGGGTCACCGCATGACCGCGCCTGTGACCGACAACGCCGTGCTCAAGTTGCTCAACGTCGAGAGCGCCTACGGTCCCATCAAGGCGATCCGCGGCGTGAGCCTGCAGGTGCGGCGCGGCGAAATCGCCACCGTGCTGGGCAGCAATGGCGCGGGCAAGACCACCATCCTCAAGACCATCAGCGGCATCATCGACCCGCGCAAGGGCAGCATCGAGTTCAAGGGCAACAACATCACCGCGCAAGACCCGGCGCACATCGTGCAGCAGGGCCTGATGCACGTGCCCGAGGGGCGCGAGGTGTTCCCGCTGCTCTCGGTGCGCGACAACCTGATGATGGGCGCCTACACCCGCAAGGACCGCGACGGCGTGGGGCGCGACATGGAGGTGGTCTTCAACTACTTCCCCATCCTGCGTGAGCGCGCCGCGCAGGACGCCGGCCTGCTCTCGGGTGGCCAGCAGCAGATGCTCGCGATCAGCCGCGCGCTCATGGCCAACCCCGACCTGATCCTGCTCGACGAGCCCAGCCTCGGCCTTTCCCCGAAGCTCACCAAGGAGATCTTCGAGATCGTCGTGCGCATCAACCGCGAGCGCGGCACCACCATCCTGCTGGTGGAGCAGAACGCCAACATGGCGCTCAACGCCTCGGACTACGGCTACGTGCTGGAGAACGGCCGCATCGTGATGGAAGACACCTGCGCCCACCTGCGCGAGAAGGACGACATCAAGGAGTTCTACCTCGGCATGAAGGAAGAAGGCGTGCGGGCGGACCGGCGCTGGAAGAAGAAGAAAAACTGGAGATGAAGATGACCCACCCCCGCGCCGCGCTTTCAGCGCGTCACCCCCTCAAGGGGGCAATGCCAGTGGCCCGGCAAAGCCGGTTCCACGGCATTCCCGGTTCAAGTCACGCCTCGCCGAGAACGAGGTTGTTCAGCCAGGGCACCGCGGAACCGGCTTTGCCGGGCCGCCAGTGCCGCCCCCTGGGGGGTGACGCCGCAGGCGGCGCGGGGGGTCTATGAGTTACCTCTGGGATCTCTCCCACATCCAGCCCGAGAACCAGATCGTCGTCCCCGGCGACACGATGACGGCGATCTTCTGGAACGCGGTGAAGCAGCGTGGTCCGAACGTGTGGATGCGGCAGAAGGACTTCGGCATCTGGCGCAGCTGGACCTGGGACCAGACGGCAGAGGCGGTGCGCGAGATCGGCCACGGCCTGATCGCGCTGGGCTTCGGCGAGCGCGAGACCGCGTCCATCCTCTCCAACACCACGGTGGAATGGGTGCTCTGCGACCTCGCGGTGCTCAGCGCCAACGGCGTCTCCAACGGCATCTACCCGACCGACGCGGCCGAGCAGGTCGAGTACCTGTGCCAGGACTCGGGCACCACCATGCTCTTCGTGGAAGACGACGAGCAGCTCGACAAGGCGCTGGAGGTGCGCGACAGGCTGCCGAAGCTGAAGAAGATCATCGTGGACGACATGGACGGCCTGCGCGACCTGAACGACCCGCAGGTGATCAGCCTGGCCGCGCTGCGCGAACTCGGCCGCGAGCACCTGCGACAACACCCCGAGGCATTGAATCAGCGCATCGCCGCCAGCCGGCCCGACGATCTGGCCATCCTGGTCTACACCTCGGGCACCACCGGCCGCCCCAAGGGCGCCATGCACAGCCACCGTGGCCTGGTCCATGCCGTGCACGGCTACAACACGCTGGTGGCGCGCCACGAAAGCGACGAGTGCATGTGTTTCCTGCCGCTGTGCCACATCGCCGAGCGCCTGGGCGGCGAGTACTTCTCGCTCTACACCGGCGGCAAGCTCAACTTCGTCGAGAACCCCGAGACCGTGCCCGAGAACGTGCGCGAGATCGCGCCCACCGTGTTCACCGCCGTGCCGCGCGTGTGGGAGAAGTTCTATTCCGGCGTGATGATCACGCTCAAGGAAGCCAGCAAGCTGCAGCAGGCCGCCTACGCCTGGGCCATTGGCGTGGGCCAGCGCGTGGCCGACCACGTGCTCAAGGGCGAAGCCGTGCCCAGCGGCCTGAAGCTGCAGTTCCGCGCGGCGCGCCTGCTGGTGCTGGACAACGTGCGCAAGCTCATCGGCATCCACCGCGCGCGTTTTCTCGTCACCGGCGCGGCGCCGATCTCGCCCGAGCTGGTGCGCTGGTACCTCGCGCTGGGCGTGCCCATGCTGGAGGTCTGGGGCATGACCGAGACCTGCGGCGCGGCCACCGGCGTGCCGGCGAACCGCATGAAGCCCGGCAGCATCGGCCCGGCCGCGTCGTTCAACGAGGTGCGACTCGACCCCGAGACGAGCGAGATCCTGGTGCGCGGCACCAACGTGTTCATGGGCTACCTGAACCTGCCCGAGAAAACCGCCGAGACCATCGACGCCGACGGCTGGCTGCACACGGGCGACGTGGGCGTGGTCGATGAGGAAGGGTTTTTCCGCATCACCGACCGCATGAAAGACATCATCATCACCGCGGGGGGCAAGAACATCACGCCCAGCGAACTGGAGAACGAACTGAAGTTCTCGCCCTACGTGACCGACGCCGTGGTGATCGGCGACAAGCGGCCCTACCTCACCGTGATCATCATGATCGACCAGGACAACGTGGAGAAGTTTGCGCAGGATGCCGACGTGCCGTTCTCGAACTACGCCAGCCTCACCCGCGCCCCCGAGGTCCAGGCGCTGATCCAGACCGAGATCGACCGCGTGAACAA
This window harbors:
- a CDS encoding ABC transporter ATP-binding protein; protein product: MTDDILLSAKNLSVRFGGVLAVNNVSFDVKKGEVFTLIGPNGAGKTTVFNLISRIYTPTSGQIDYAGPHGTLRLTEQPPHKIAGLGIARTFQNIELFEHATVLQNLLIGRHTHRRTGLWSEIFFSGKTRAAEIEAREKVEQVIDFLNLQHHRESMIAGLPYGVRKVVELARALCTEPKLLLLDEPSSGLNVEETEDMAFWIADIKNELGITVLMVEHDMTLVSKVSDRVLAMSMGAELATGTPAEVQRDPGVIEAYLGSVDDVSSLRRENHGRVTA
- a CDS encoding AtuA-related protein, which gives rise to MSANTRIPLARIAHARSGDKADWVDFGLFAWNATGYRLLEREVTAERVRAHFAPWLPGEVDAWALPHILALKFVLKGALQGGGARNLRLDNLGKAMAGALLRMEIEVTAAELAEALNAPRVGWWGDDPPAQALEGPR
- a CDS encoding branched-chain amino acid ABC transporter permease, yielding MRFIFKTDYNQDVKLAKHGGHVFWYSLLGLFLLTAPWVMEEYWLAQLTFVLIYAVVGLGLMLLAGFTGLFSLGHAAFLGVGAYTETVMVNAGVPFPIAMACAGLLAAAVGMVVGLPALRVKGIYLGMATLAFGFIVEEGLARWESVTGGNSGLSVNPPAMFGWELESTNEFYFLCLVVTVLATLAIVNLMRSSTGRAFVAIRDSEISAQSMGIHLARYKTMSFALSSALAGIGGALYAHKIQFLSPDQFSIIQSIDLLLMVVIGGLGSIHGAFLGAIFLIVMPQLISLGKDYLPEAIGQSTGLQGTVYGLVLITFVLFEPMGLYGRWLKIRTWFQLFPFYRKGMFKRQKSFQKSDRLK
- a CDS encoding acyclic terpene utilization AtuA family protein, which encodes MKSIRIGAGLGFYGDHWEPVVASIQRGDVQFIASDHLAELTLAILQKDRQRDPSLGYARDVVPMLLRLWPLMQARGVRFVCNAGGLNPMGAAQAVLAAFAAKGWRARIAVVSGDDVLPRLLDTSTPADALVHLFTGEPVARVRERLVFGNAYLGAAPIVQALEAGAEIVITGRVADAALFLGPIAHSLGWDLKPTDASGLDRLAQGLTVGHLLECSGQGSGGNFGSQGAWKDIPDLAHIGYPLAEVWEDGTALITKAPGTGGRINFDTVRQQLLYEVHNPHAYHSPDVVLDMSGVTLHDEGHDRVRLTGARGTAPGDRLKVVAGFRDGFKAEVTWGFSWPDAWDKAQAAIATVQTQLAEKRIPHDELFVEHPGLNSAHGPLAPLPDAATLNGTNEIWTRMVLRTQSKAAADGFGRLFPWMALSGPAYTCGFMGLHNTSELLGIWPTLIPRAEVEPMVRVEMMGDVS
- a CDS encoding crotonase/enoyl-CoA hydratase family protein — its product is MSHPAVTTDKQDDIWIVTLDRPEVRNAVDSATAVALRAAFLAFEDDPVAKVAVFHGAHGHFCAGWDLQHGARLAASGASGGLDQLDFDAQDPRVLGPMGPSRLRLSKPVIAAVSGAAVAGGMELALWCDLRVMEDDAYFGVYCRRFGVPLIDGGTVRLPRLIGMGHAMDLILTGRQVDAAEALQMGLANRVVPTGQAREAAIALARQLAAFPQATMRADRESAYAQWDLPLGDALQQEWQRGKARIPDALEGAQRFAAGQGRHGGF
- a CDS encoding ABC transporter ATP-binding protein, translated to MTAPVTDNAVLKLLNVESAYGPIKAIRGVSLQVRRGEIATVLGSNGAGKTTILKTISGIIDPRKGSIEFKGNNITAQDPAHIVQQGLMHVPEGREVFPLLSVRDNLMMGAYTRKDRDGVGRDMEVVFNYFPILRERAAQDAGLLSGGQQQMLAISRALMANPDLILLDEPSLGLSPKLTKEIFEIVVRINRERGTTILLVEQNANMALNASDYGYVLENGRIVMEDTCAHLREKDDIKEFYLGMKEEGVRADRRWKKKKNWR
- a CDS encoding AMP-dependent synthetase/ligase; amino-acid sequence: MSYLWDLSHIQPENQIVVPGDTMTAIFWNAVKQRGPNVWMRQKDFGIWRSWTWDQTAEAVREIGHGLIALGFGERETASILSNTTVEWVLCDLAVLSANGVSNGIYPTDAAEQVEYLCQDSGTTMLFVEDDEQLDKALEVRDRLPKLKKIIVDDMDGLRDLNDPQVISLAALRELGREHLRQHPEALNQRIAASRPDDLAILVYTSGTTGRPKGAMHSHRGLVHAVHGYNTLVARHESDECMCFLPLCHIAERLGGEYFSLYTGGKLNFVENPETVPENVREIAPTVFTAVPRVWEKFYSGVMITLKEASKLQQAAYAWAIGVGQRVADHVLKGEAVPSGLKLQFRAARLLVLDNVRKLIGIHRARFLVTGAAPISPELVRWYLALGVPMLEVWGMTETCGAATGVPANRMKPGSIGPAASFNEVRLDPETSEILVRGTNVFMGYLNLPEKTAETIDADGWLHTGDVGVVDEEGFFRITDRMKDIIITAGGKNITPSELENELKFSPYVTDAVVIGDKRPYLTVIIMIDQDNVEKFAQDADVPFSNYASLTRAPEVQALIQTEIDRVNKKFARVEQIKKFFLLDTQLSAEDEELTPTMKLKRKLVQQKYAPQIDEMYR
- a CDS encoding branched-chain amino acid ABC transporter permease, with protein sequence MQLLQLLISGVAQGCIYGLIALGFVLIYKATETVSFAQGDLMMVGAFGGLAAMTALGFPFWLAVPAAIIGMGLFGVVLERLVIRPILGQPAFSIVMLTIGVGYVLRGLITMIPNIGTDTHTLPVPYAGELLRLGTLVVSAEQIVVIGVTGLLCAGLFAMFRYSKLGVAMQASSQNQLAAYYMGIPVKRLNGLVWGLAAGVAAVAGLLLAPITFVHANMGFIGLKAFPAAVVGGFGSLPGAIVGGLIIGLVESFSGFYLPEGFKDIAPYIVVLLMLVLKPNGLFGEKLRKKV